From Xenopus tropicalis strain Nigerian chromosome 3, UCB_Xtro_10.0, whole genome shotgun sequence, the proteins below share one genomic window:
- the slc25a3 gene encoding phosphate carrier protein, mitochondrial gives MYSSVVQLARTNPFNAPHFQLGQDSVISRKGNIPQTKPTRQLAAAAVQEAGEFSCEYGSGTFYAYCGFGGILSCGLTHTAVVPLDLVKCRLQVDPQKYKSIFNGFSITLKEDGVRGLAKGWAPTFIGYSMQGLCKFGFYEVFKILYANMLGEENSYMWRTSLYLAASASAEFFADIALAPMEAAKVRIQTQPGYANTLRQAAPKMYAEEGIWAFYKGVAPLWMRQIPYTMMKFACFERTVEALYKYVVPKPRSECSKSEQLVVTFVAGYIAGVFCAIVSHPADSVVSVLNKEKGSTALEVLKRLGPKGVWKGLTARIIMIGTLTALQWFIYDSVKVYFRLPRPPPPEMPESLKKKLGLTQ, from the exons ATGTATTCCTCCGTTGTGCAGTTAGCGCGGACCAACCCTTTCAATGCTCCCCACTTTCAGTTGGGGCAAGATTCTGTAATATCAAGGAAAGGCAATATCCCCCAAACAAAGCCGACCCGTCagcttgctgctgctgctgttcaaGAAG CAGGTGAATTCAGTTGTGAATATGGCTCAGGAACGTTTTATGCATATTGTGGCTTTGGTGGCATCCTGAGTTGTGGTCTAACCCACACTGCTGTCGTACCACTGGATTTGGTCAAATGTCGTCTTCAG gtTGACCCTCAAAAATACAAGAGCATCTTCAATGGCTTTTCCATTACCCTTAAAGAAGATGGTGTTCGTGGCCTTGCAAAGGGATGGGCTCCAACGTTCATTGGATATTCAATGCAGGGCCTGTGCAAGTTTGGTTTCTATGAAGTGTTCAAGATACTGTATGCTAATATGCTGGGCGAG GAAAATTCCTACATGTGGCGTACTTCTCTTTACCTGGCTGCGTCTGCCAGTGCTGAGTTCTTTGCTGATATTGCTCTGGCTCCAATGGAAGCTGCAAAAGTACGCATTCAGACACAACCAGGCTATGCTAATACTTTAAGACAAGCTGCTCCCAAGATGTATGCTGAGGAAGGCATCTGGGC GTTTTACAAAGGTGTTGCTCCTCTTTGGATGAGGCAGATTCCATACACAATGATGAAATTTGCTTGCTTTGAACGAACTGTTGAAGCTCTCTATAAGTATGTTGTGCCCAAACCCAGAAGCGAATGTTCAAAATCTGAGCAGTTGGTTGTCACTTTCGTGGCTGGATATATTG CTGGTGTCTTCTGTGCCATTGTCTCACATCCTGCGGATTCTGTGGTCTCTGTACTGAACAAGGAAAAGGGAAGCACTGCTTTGGAAGTTCTGAAGAGACTTGGGCCTAAAG GTGTCTGGAAGGGTTTGACTGCCCGTATCATCATGATTGGTACCTTGACTGCTTTGCAGTGGTTTATCTATGACTCTGTGAAGGTTTACTTCAGACTTCCTCGTCCTCCTCCCCCTGAGATGCCAGAATCCTTGAAGAAGAAGCTTGGTCTCACTCAGTAA
- the slc25a3 gene encoding phosphate carrier protein, mitochondrial isoform X1, producing the protein MYSSVVQLARTNPFNAPHFQLGQDSVISRKGNIPQTKPTRQLAAAAVQEGEFSCEYGSGTFYAYCGFGGILSCGLTHTAVVPLDLVKCRLQVDPQKYKSIFNGFSITLKEDGVRGLAKGWAPTFIGYSMQGLCKFGFYEVFKILYANMLGEENSYMWRTSLYLAASASAEFFADIALAPMEAAKVRIQTQPGYANTLRQAAPKMYAEEGIWAFYKGVAPLWMRQIPYTMMKFACFERTVEALYKYVVPKPRSECSKSEQLVVTFVAGYIAGVFCAIVSHPADSVVSVLNKEKGSTALEVLKRLGPKGVWKGLTARIIMIGTLTALQWFIYDSVKVYFRLPRPPPPEMPESLKKKLGLTQ; encoded by the exons ATGTATTCCTCCGTTGTGCAGTTAGCGCGGACCAACCCTTTCAATGCTCCCCACTTTCAGTTGGGGCAAGATTCTGTAATATCAAGGAAAGGCAATATCCCCCAAACAAAGCCGACCCGTCagcttgctgctgctgctgttcaaGAAG GTGAATTCAGTTGTGAATATGGCTCAGGAACGTTTTATGCATATTGTGGCTTTGGTGGCATCCTGAGTTGTGGTCTAACCCACACTGCTGTCGTACCACTGGATTTGGTCAAATGTCGTCTTCAG gtTGACCCTCAAAAATACAAGAGCATCTTCAATGGCTTTTCCATTACCCTTAAAGAAGATGGTGTTCGTGGCCTTGCAAAGGGATGGGCTCCAACGTTCATTGGATATTCAATGCAGGGCCTGTGCAAGTTTGGTTTCTATGAAGTGTTCAAGATACTGTATGCTAATATGCTGGGCGAG GAAAATTCCTACATGTGGCGTACTTCTCTTTACCTGGCTGCGTCTGCCAGTGCTGAGTTCTTTGCTGATATTGCTCTGGCTCCAATGGAAGCTGCAAAAGTACGCATTCAGACACAACCAGGCTATGCTAATACTTTAAGACAAGCTGCTCCCAAGATGTATGCTGAGGAAGGCATCTGGGC GTTTTACAAAGGTGTTGCTCCTCTTTGGATGAGGCAGATTCCATACACAATGATGAAATTTGCTTGCTTTGAACGAACTGTTGAAGCTCTCTATAAGTATGTTGTGCCCAAACCCAGAAGCGAATGTTCAAAATCTGAGCAGTTGGTTGTCACTTTCGTGGCTGGATATATTG CTGGTGTCTTCTGTGCCATTGTCTCACATCCTGCGGATTCTGTGGTCTCTGTACTGAACAAGGAAAAGGGAAGCACTGCTTTGGAAGTTCTGAAGAGACTTGGGCCTAAAG GTGTCTGGAAGGGTTTGACTGCCCGTATCATCATGATTGGTACCTTGACTGCTTTGCAGTGGTTTATCTATGACTCTGTGAAGGTTTACTTCAGACTTCCTCGTCCTCCTCCCCCTGAGATGCCAGAATCCTTGAAGAAGAAGCTTGGTCTCACTCAGTAA
- the slc25a3 gene encoding phosphate carrier protein, mitochondrial isoform X2 yields MYSSVVQLARTNPFNAPHFQLGQDSVISRKGNIPQTKPTRQLAAAAVQEEEYSCAYGSGKFFALCGFGGIISCGTTHTAVVPLDLVKCRIQVDPQKYKSIFNGFSITLKEDGVRGLAKGWAPTFIGYSMQGLCKFGFYEVFKILYANMLGEENSYMWRTSLYLAASASAEFFADIALAPMEAAKVRIQTQPGYANTLRQAAPKMYAEEGIWAFYKGVAPLWMRQIPYTMMKFACFERTVEALYKYVVPKPRSECSKSEQLVVTFVAGYIAGVFCAIVSHPADSVVSVLNKEKGSTALEVLKRLGPKGVWKGLTARIIMIGTLTALQWFIYDSVKVYFRLPRPPPPEMPESLKKKLGLTQ; encoded by the exons ATGTATTCCTCCGTTGTGCAGTTAGCGCGGACCAACCCTTTCAATGCTCCCCACTTTCAGTTGGGGCAAGATTCTGTAATATCAAGGAAAGGCAATATCCCCCAAACAAAGCCGACCCGTCagcttgctgctgctgctgttcaaGAAG AGGAGTATAGCTGTGCTTACGGATCTGGCAAGTTCTTTGCACTTTGTGGCTTTGGTGGAATCATAAGTTGCGGTACAACCCATACTGCAGTGGTCCCATTAGATCTGGTTAAATGCAGGATTCAG gtTGACCCTCAAAAATACAAGAGCATCTTCAATGGCTTTTCCATTACCCTTAAAGAAGATGGTGTTCGTGGCCTTGCAAAGGGATGGGCTCCAACGTTCATTGGATATTCAATGCAGGGCCTGTGCAAGTTTGGTTTCTATGAAGTGTTCAAGATACTGTATGCTAATATGCTGGGCGAG GAAAATTCCTACATGTGGCGTACTTCTCTTTACCTGGCTGCGTCTGCCAGTGCTGAGTTCTTTGCTGATATTGCTCTGGCTCCAATGGAAGCTGCAAAAGTACGCATTCAGACACAACCAGGCTATGCTAATACTTTAAGACAAGCTGCTCCCAAGATGTATGCTGAGGAAGGCATCTGGGC GTTTTACAAAGGTGTTGCTCCTCTTTGGATGAGGCAGATTCCATACACAATGATGAAATTTGCTTGCTTTGAACGAACTGTTGAAGCTCTCTATAAGTATGTTGTGCCCAAACCCAGAAGCGAATGTTCAAAATCTGAGCAGTTGGTTGTCACTTTCGTGGCTGGATATATTG CTGGTGTCTTCTGTGCCATTGTCTCACATCCTGCGGATTCTGTGGTCTCTGTACTGAACAAGGAAAAGGGAAGCACTGCTTTGGAAGTTCTGAAGAGACTTGGGCCTAAAG GTGTCTGGAAGGGTTTGACTGCCCGTATCATCATGATTGGTACCTTGACTGCTTTGCAGTGGTTTATCTATGACTCTGTGAAGGTTTACTTCAGACTTCCTCGTCCTCCTCCCCCTGAGATGCCAGAATCCTTGAAGAAGAAGCTTGGTCTCACTCAGTAA